Part of the Aquimarina sp. MAR_2010_214 genome is shown below.
ATGATAATTTATATATTTCTAATTATACTGCATCTACGGTACATAAAGTTTCTTCGAATGGAGAAGTTACAGAATATGCAAATGACCCTAGGTTATTAGGAGGTGTAGGAATTGATTTGGATAGTAAAGGGAATGTAATTGTTGCCAATTTTTACACAGCCGATATATATTCTATTGATAAGAATGGCCAAATCTCATTGATTGCCAATATCCCCGATATTGTAATTCAAAATTTTGGGATTGGTTATATCACAATAATAAACGATACTATTTATGCTACAGGAATTGCTGTAAATTATATTTATAAAGTTTCATTAGAAGGTGAAATAGAGATTCTAGCTGGTAATGGAGAAGTCAAACAAGTAGATGGGCCTTTATTAGAAGCTTCTTTTCAAAATCCAAATGGAATATCTTCTAATAAATATGCTAAGATTTTATATGTTTCTGAATATACAGGTAGTGGAGGTATTCGTAAAATAGAGCTTTAATCAAATATATTGATAGGAATTAATATTAGATGAAATTATTTCATTAGAATAGAAAACAGCTGCTAAAAAAGAGATGAGGTGATATGTAATTTCTTTTTTTAAAGTACGATATGATCCATTCGGTCGAAAAAGTATAAGATAATATGATAGTTTTGTAATAAACAGTAATTATTTGTTAATGCAATCTTTCGAATTCATTGATCTTATACTTTTTTTTGGAATTAGCCAAGGTGTTTTTTTGGCGGTTACTCTTCAGATTATTAAGAATAAGAATAAAGCGGCAAACAGAATACTTTCTATAATGTTAATGCTTTCTGTTTTTATGCTTTTGGGCAGAATGATTTTTTTTAAATTCTTGACTATAAGATTGTTTCAATGGTCTATTCTTATTGATTCGGTAATTTTCTTATTTGGGCCGCTATGTTATATGTATAGTAGACGATTGATATTTTTTAAAAATGATACGTTTAGACTTTCTTGGTTTCACTATATACCTGTTGGTTTTCATCTTTTATTTTCGTTTTACATTTTTTCTTTTCAAGTAGATGATTTTTCAGATAAGTTATCGTCAGGATTTTTTAGAATACCTTTTTTTATTATTGAAGGAGCAGGGATTGTTTCTAATATATACTATTGGGTTCTTAATGTGAAAATTTTGAAAACATATATTCATAAAGAGAAAAATCATGTTTCTTATACTCAAAGTTTGGTGTCGTTTTTCAAATTTTTTCAAATCTCAATCTTTATTGTTATTACGGTATGGATGATCAGTTTTATCTCAATGAACTTTTTTAATTATTCTATAAAATTTATTAATTATAATTCGGTTTGGAGTACAATTTCGGTATTCATATTTGTGATCGGATATTATAGTCTTAAAGAACCAGAATTGTTTAGAGTACCGTTTCAAAAAGAAAAAACAAAATCATCACAACGTTTACCACAAGATCAGATTATTTCTATAGGAAAAGAACTAAACAGGCTGATCGAAAAAGAAAAGATTTTTCTAAAACCTGATTTAACGCTTCGTGATCTTTCTGTACATTTAGATACTTCTACTCATAATATTTCATGGTATCTCAATCATATATCAAAAAGTAATTTTTATGATTATATCAATCATTTTAGGATAAAGGAATTTTTATCGAAGATAGATAATAATGAACATCTTCATCATACCATACTCGCCATTGCTATGGAAGTAGGTTTTAATTCGAAATCAACTTTTAATAAGGCCTTTAAATTCGAAATTAAGGATACACCAAGAAATTATATTAAGGGATTAAAGGCGGCTTAAAATAAGTGCGAATAGATCCAAACCGTCGATTTTTATGAAGTGCTTGCATATTTTAGGGCAAACTTAAAAATCATTCAATATGAAAACATGTATTCAACACATTAGTATAAAAGCATTGATGCTTTTTGTTTTATCTTCAATGGCAATCACACTAATTTCTTGTTATGGAGATGGAATTGATCCAGACCTCGAAGTAGAAACTGTAGTTTCACCTTTTTTTGGTAATGATGCCGTTAGTGTAGATAAATTTGGCAATATTTATGTCTCAGAATTTGGCCAGTTTGCAGGAGCAAATGGTAATGGAACCAGGGTTTTTAAAATATCCAAAAATGGTGATGTTACAGAATTTGCGTCGAATTTAACAGGTCCATTAGGGAATGCAATTGATCAACAAGGTAATTTGTTTGTTGTTAACAGTAGTGGTGGTGGATCAGGAGAGATTCTTAAAATTACACCAGACGGCACACAAACTGTAGTAGCGACCATTAGTGGTTTTCCATCGGGACTAACTTTGGACCATGATAATAATCTATATGTGTCAAATTTTGGAACCCCGACGGTTCATAAAGTTACGACTGAAGGAGAAGTAACCGTATATGCATCTGATCCAAAATTAGCAGGAGGAGTAGGGATTGATTTTGACCGTAAAGGAAATCTAATTGTTGGTAATTTTGCTACGGCAGATATATTATCTATAGATCCAAAAGGGAATGTTTCTCTTATCACTACTATTACTGATGCTGTGGTTAATGGTTTCGGAATTGGGTATATAACTGTTGTTAGAAATACGATATTTGCTACAGGTATTGGGGTAAATAAGATATTTAAAATTTCTATGGATGGTACAACAGAAGAGTTTGCAGGTACAGGAGATGCAGCTCAAACCGATGGATTACTTAAAGAAGCATCATTTAATGGCCCTAACGGAATTACTTCTGATCCATACCATACAGCGATGTATATCTCAGAATTTGGAGGAACCGGAGGGGTGAGAAAAATTAAATTTTATGGCTAAGTTCTAATTAGAATATGTTTTATCTTTACTTTATAAAAACGGAGAAATGATACCAGAAGATTTTAGAGATTTTTTCATTAGTTCATCGGCTTTGGTTCAATCAGAAATTGTTTCCACATTATTGGAGATCTCTACTGAGGGTTCAGCCCTGATTGATAGCAATCAGAGTAAAGCCATAAGCTGTCCTCATTGTAAGTGCAATAAAATTAAGGCTAATGGTAAGCTCAAAGGAGTACAGCGCTATGTTTGTAATACTTGTCATAAAAACTTTAGTGAAACTACCGGTAAGTTCTGGTACAACCTCAAGAAGAAAGACAAAGTTAATCGTTATTTATTCTGTTTACTCTCTGGATATAGTATTCGCAAGAGTGCCAAAGAAACAGGGATTTCTATTCAGACTTCTTTTGATTGGAGGCACAAATTACTTGTCTCCTTTGGGAGCGTAAGTGTGGATGAATTCCAAGGAATCCTAGAGAGTGATGATCTTTTCTTTGCTTACTCTGAAAAAGGGAATCGAAATTTGGATCGTCCTGCTAGAAAACGTGGCGCAAAGGCAAGTAAAGCTGGTCTCAGTAATGAAAAAGTAGCTGTGATAGCCAGTTGTGACCGATCAGGGAACAAAGATTTCAAAGTAGCTACCAGAGGTCGCATTAGTAAAAGTGACTTGGAGACTATATTACAAGGGAAGTTGGCTAAAGTAGAAACCCTTTGTAGCGACAGTCACAGAAGCTATACTGCATTTGCAAAAGACAAGAAGGTAGCACACAAAAAATTTAATGCTTCGAAGGGTCAAAGAGCTGTTGACAAAATATATCACGTACAAAATGTGAATAATATGGATATGCGTCTAAGGAAATTTATGGAGCCCTTCAATGGAGTGGCAACAAAATACCTTCAGAATTATCTGAATTGGTTTTTAGTCTTAGAAAAAATAAAAAATTCAACCAGTAAAATGGCAACCGTAGCAGCTATAGCCTTTGCTTCCAATACTGCCTGGATGGAATTTAAAAACATAGTAGTAAATAATATGCTTTTTAGAACTTAGCCAATTTTATTAAAACATTAAAGATGTTAGAGTTAGACTAATTTACACTTCTATTTTGAAAGAAATATTATAAAACAAGCCCGTACAAATGATGTATGGGCTTTCAAATTTCTTAATAATTCTATTAAGATTATTTAAAATAGATACTAAGAGGTTCGTTTGTATACATTCGGTCGACTCAATGAGCAATACAATTTAGATTTGTGATCAACTTAAAAATTGTAATAGGCACTTATACCTGTTATGATATTAATTATTCATCTTAAAACTAGATCATTATGTTACAGTCAATTTTAAAATTAAAACAAGTTAAACTACTAGACAGAAAAGCTAAAGTAAATATTAATGGAGGAGGTATTAATAATACAGTTTGTCCTAAAGAGGGAGATATTTGTTCTTCAAGTTTTTTGTTAATACCTTGTATGGGGCCTGCAGATGATATTTCATGTGTCAATGGAGTTTGGACTTCTTGCAGCTACTGTTGATAGGTTAGTTCAAATCGAAGCTCATGAATTGTCTTAACCTTAAAACCATATCATTATGTTACAATCAATTTTGTGAGCTTTGATTTTGAATACAGATTAATAAAATTTAAGAAATACTAAGCTGTTCTTATTTTTAGTGCCCTTAGATAACTTTTAACTTCAATGTACATTGCTTCTTTGCTGTATACATCATCAATGTTATTATAGCAATGATACCCAAAAGAATAATTCATAGAAAATTCTTCTATATCGATCAATTCTGGATTGTTTTTGTAGTTTTCTATTTCTTCTGTAAACCTCCTCTTTAGGTTTGAATAGTTTATTGCATACAGTTTATTAGTATTAAGGTCATCTATCAATTGACTAACTCGATTATTTATCTTTTGTAGTTGTTTCCAGGGATCTTTTAGAAAACTAAATTCTTCTCTTGCATTCATAATCAATGTTGGTTTGTTGTTATAATTATGATGAAATTAAAAATATTTACCTCGTTAAAAGATATTTCTCGACAAAACACATTAAAACTGGCGTTAAAGTGTTGTTTTTTGTCGGCGAATGGTTTTTGTGATATGACTTCTGAGAATTACTTCCTCGACTTCAGGATACTGTATGGTACGAACACTAATATTACATTGTTCTACCAGTTCTTTTTGGGTAAGTCCTTTAATTTTATGACCTAGGGTTTTAACTGTTATATGATTTGATCTATTTCCTTTATCCCCAGCTCCCTAAGATTCATATCATATAAAAGTATTGAGCGAATTTGGATATTAGGACCTTTTAATAATAGCAAATAGAAGGAGTTTAGTGGTTTGTTAATACAGGTTTTCTTTATTTTTACACTTTATAGTGGTTTATACTTTTATGGTTCTAGCAAAAAAGTATAAATCATTTCTTTTAATAATTGTGTTTTCAGAACTCTAATTTTTTAAAATTAAAATAGTATCATAAAATGAACTACAAATCAAAAACCTTAATTATTGTCATAATTCTTTTTACCTCAGCACTTGGGGTTTCTCAGGTAAGAGTTGGGAATTTTTCACATATTAAAAATAAATTTAAGAAATTAAATAATAAAGATTTAAAAAGGTTTACGAATACCCAAACAACATTTGTTTTTCCTAATGTTTTTCCTAAATCATCTTATGAAAATATCCTTAATCAGGTTTGGGATATAACCCCTTATAAAGTAGTTTATGAAGATGATTTTACAGGGGATGACTTAGAAATTGACAATGCTTTGGCTAGATTTGAAATTATGGAGCTTGAAGTAACTACACAATCAGGGATGATGAAATCATATAGTTTTACCTGTATAGATTTTGGTGTTATTGACAAAATTAAAAAGAAAAAGAAAAACAATGTTTGGAGCATATCAAGAGTAGGTGCAATTTATTTTACACCAGATATCAAAATAAGGCAGCAAATAGCAGCACCATTTAACGCAGGAGAAGTTGTTGGTGATTTTATCAATTTTAGATTAGGATATTTAAAAAATTATCTACAATTAGTAAATAAAAATTTAAAAAATGAAAGGCCTGTTGATATTTATGATGATTATGTCCTCCCTGAGTTAAAAGATCTTAAAAATCATACTTTGTATATAGATTCTAATCTATTATACGGGTATGATGGCTTTTTTGGATTAGAAAAAAAGAGCCCAGAAATAGAAAAGTTAATGCAAGATTATCCTTTTAAATATGAAGTAGTTAAATACGGCACACTAGAAGAAAAAATCTTTAACGAAAAGAAAGATTTCTATTACTTAATGTATAATCAGATAAATTATAATAAAATAATAAACATTGTAAATGGAAAAACCGGAAATGCAATTTATCAAGAACACACTAAAATGTCCTTTAATATAAAACCTAAAGATTTTAAAAAAATTAGTTCTAAAATAAGTAAACTGAACTAATCTTTATAACATGAGTTCGACAGAAAATTATATCGAAAATCTACACCGAACTCACGTTATTTATTGTCATTACGCTTCAACATCAACCTTAGATTGTAACGGTTGTAACACTTGTAGTGCCATATCAACAGAACTAATATTTTCAAAAGTTAATAATAATCGTAGGCCGTTTCGCGTATTTTTTTCTTTCATTTTACAAATTTCAGAATTTTGTTGTACATATTTCAATACATATGTAAATGCCGGACTTTGATAAAAACCAGATTGTTGATCGCTTATAAAATAGCCAATCAATTTACCTTGTTTCATAATAATTTTTTCAAGTCCAATAGATGTGGCTATCCATTTTATTCTAACCGAATTTAATAAATCTACTGCCTGATCAGGTAATTCACCAAATCGATCTACCAATCGTTTTTCGTACTCCTGCAAGTCTGATTCTTCTTTGATCCCATTAAGCTCGGTATATAAACTAAGTCGTTCGGTAATATTATTGATATAATCATCAGGGAACAACAATTCGAAGTCGGTATCGATCTGTGTGTCTTTTAGATATACTTTATCCGTTGCTTCTTCTTTATATAATTCTGCAAACTCGTTTTCTTTGAGTTCTTCGATGGCTTCATTAAGGATTTTTTGGTATGTTTCGAAACCAATTTCATTAATAAATCCACTCTGTTCTCCTCCTAACAAATCTCCCGCTCCACGAATTTCGAGATCTTTCATCGCAATATTAAAACCACTTCCTAGTTCTGAGAATTGCTCTAGTGCTGTAATACGTTTACGAGCATCATCGGTCATAGCAGAATATGGAGGAGTGATAAAATAACAAAATGCTTTTTTATTACTTCGACCTACACGCCCTCGCATCTGATGTAAATCAGAAAGTCCAAAATTATTGGCATTATTGATAAAAATAGTATTTGCATTTGGGACATCTAATCCACTTTCTACAATAGTGGTAGAGATCAATACATCAAACTCTCCGTTCATAAAAGAAAGCATAAGACTTTCTAGTTTTTTTCCTTCCATCTGCCCATGGCCAATACCAACTTTGGCATCAGGAACCAATCGTTGTACCAATCCCGCAACTTCTTTTATATTTTCAATTCGATTATGAATAAAAAACACCTGGCCACCACGCTGGATTTCATAACTTACAGCATCTCGTATTGTTTCTTCACTAAACCGTATTACATTGGTCTCAATAGGGTAGCGATTGGGAGGGGGAGTGGTAATGGTTGATAAATCCCGAGCTGCCATGAGGCTAAACTGTAATGTTCTTGGAATTGGTGTAGCAGTTAAAGTTAGTGTATCTACATTTTCTTTTATGGTCTTGAGTTTATCTTTTACTGATACCCCAAATTTTTGCTCTTCGTCAATAACTAATAATCCGAGATCTTTAAATTTTACATTTTTGTTAACCAGTTGGTGAGTCCCAATAATGATATCTACTTTACCTGCGGCTAAATCTTCGAGAGTCTCTCTTTTTTGTTTTGCTGAGCGGAAACGATTTATATATTCTACAGTTACCGGGAAATCTTTAAGGCGTTCTCTAAACGTTTTTGCATGCTGAAAGGCAAGAATTGTAGTTGGCACTAGAATAGCTACTTGTTTCCCATTGTCAACAGCTTTAAATGCGGCCCGGATTGCAACTTCGGTTTTACCAAAACCAACATCTCCACAAATAAGACGGTCCATTGGGCGTTCACTTTCCATATCAGCTTTTACTGCGGCTGTAGCAGTACTTTGATCGGGGGTATCTTCATATATAAAAGAAGCTTCCAGTTCGTGTTGTAAATAACTATCAGGATTGTACTGAAATCCTTTTTGAAGCTTTCGCTTGGCATATAACTGAATCAAATTAAAGGCAATATGCTTTACCCGAGCTTTGGTCTTTTGTTTAAGTGTTTTCCAGGCTTTTGAACCTAATTTGTAGATCTGTGGTGGTTTGCCATCTTTACCATTAAACTTTGAAATTTTATGGAGCGAATGAATACTTAGGTATAGTACATCTCTTTCTCCATAAATTAGTTTGATAGCTTCTTGTTTTTTGCCTTCTACATCTATCTTTTGTAATCCACCAAATTTACCAATTCCATGATCAATATGAGTTACATAATCTCCTACATCCAGGTTAGTAAGCTCTTTTAGAGTGATCGCCTGTTTTTTGGCATACCCATTCTTAAGATTAAATTTATGGTATCGTTCAAATATCTGATGATCAGTATAGCAAACAATTTTGTGATCGTGATCAATAAATCCCTGAAAGGCAGAAAAAACAATAGTTTCATATTGTTTTACATCAAGATCTGCATCGTCAAAAATATCATGGAAACGTTTTGCTTGTTGTTCGCTTACGCAAAAAATATAATTTTTATATCCTGTTTCATGATTTTCATTCAGATTTTGAATTAATAAATCAAATTGTTTATTGAAAGAGGGTTGGGGCTTAGTGTTAAATTTAATCGCATAATCTGCCTTGGTAAGAGGGCGATTTCCGATTTCAACCAAAGTAAAATCTAATAATTGCTTTTTGATGAGTTCTGAAGTAGCAAAAAGTTCTGTTGGAGTGCCATGCTTGATATCCTTAGAAAGCGTTTTGAAGGCTTCTTGCGCTTTTTCAAAATTTTTATCAATTCTGGCAGAAAGAAGGTCGATGTCTTTTGTAAAGATTACCGTTTTTGAAGCAATGTATTTTAGAAAACTCTCTCTGGTTTCTTGCAATGCTTTGTTTTCAACGTTTGGAATGATAGAGATTTTTTTGATCTGATCTGTAGATAGTTGAGTTTCGACATCAAAAGTTCTAATGCTATCGACTTCATCACCAAAAAATTCTATTCTATAAGGTTCATCATTGCTAAAAGAAAATACGTCTACGATCCCTCCACGAACCGAAAATTCTCCTGGTTCGGTAACAAAATCTACTCTTTGAAACTGATATTCAAATAGTACTTCATTCACAAAGTCAAGTGAAAGCGTATCATTAATATTAATTTTTAAGGTATTTTTCTCCAGCTCTTTTCGAGTCACTACTTTTTCAAATAATGCATCAGGATAGGTGATTATTAATGCTGGTTTTTTTCGGGAGTTGATACGATTGAGTACTTCTGCTCTCAGTAATACATTTGCATTATCAGTTTCTTCAATTTGATAAGGTCGACGGTAACTCCCGGGGTAAAAAAGAACATTCTTATCCCCGAGTAATTGTTCGAGGTCATTAAGATAGTAGGCAGCTTCTTCTTTGTCGTTAAAAATACAGAGAAATGGTTTGTCGGCTTGCCTAAAACTGTTTTCAATAATAAAAGATAATGATGATCCAATACCACCTTGCAGATGTGTTTTTGTTTCAGACTGGGCAATAGCTTTTCCCAGTTTCTGCAATTGCTGAGACTGTAAAAAAGTTTGCGAGATTATGGTTGTACTCACGTAGCAGATTTTGAGACAAATATAAGTGCTATATCAATTTCTGGCAAAGAGATATTAGATTTCTTAACCAAATTGTGCTAGTAATCGATCAAAATCTGTTTCAGAATTATATACATTAGAGGATATTCGTATGGCATTACCGCGAAAAGAAATAAAAATATCTTCTTGTTTCAGCTTTCTTTTTAATTTTTCTAAATCTATATGAGCTGGTAAATAAATACCAAAAAGGTGATGTGCTCTATGGTGATCTTCTTCGATAAAACAGCCTAAACTTCTAAGTTGTTGTACTGCAGTTGTAGAGATTGTTTTACAATATTCCTGAATTGCAGCAGGTGTCCATTCGATCAATTGTTCTATTGCACGAATCAACATTGGGGTTAACACAAAATTACTAGATTCGCCAACCGAATATCTGGCAGCTTTTTCCTGGTAACGATCTTCATATTGGGTCAATCCAGCAAAATCCTCACTGTTATAACGGTTCATCCAGTTATGTTCTATAGGTATTCCTTCATTAAAAGAGTCACTATAATATGCTACTCCGGTAGAATAAGGACCAAGTAACCATTTATATCCTGCACAAATCAAAGCATCGGGTTTAATTTCTGAAACAGAAAAAGGAAGGGCTCCCACGCTTTGAGTTCCATCAATGATTAAAAAAGCATTTACATTTTCAGTCTTTGCACGTATTGCTTTTAGGTCAAATAATGTTCCATCTGCCCAATGCACATGGGGCATCGCTACAACAGCAGTTTTTTTGGTAATTGCATCTAGAATATTCTGATTCCATGTTGCGCCT
Proteins encoded:
- a CDS encoding AraC family transcriptional regulator produces the protein MQSFEFIDLILFFGISQGVFLAVTLQIIKNKNKAANRILSIMLMLSVFMLLGRMIFFKFLTIRLFQWSILIDSVIFLFGPLCYMYSRRLIFFKNDTFRLSWFHYIPVGFHLLFSFYIFSFQVDDFSDKLSSGFFRIPFFIIEGAGIVSNIYYWVLNVKILKTYIHKEKNHVSYTQSLVSFFKFFQISIFIVITVWMISFISMNFFNYSIKFINYNSVWSTISVFIFVIGYYSLKEPELFRVPFQKEKTKSSQRLPQDQIISIGKELNRLIEKEKIFLKPDLTLRDLSVHLDTSTHNISWYLNHISKSNFYDYINHFRIKEFLSKIDNNEHLHHTILAIAMEVGFNSKSTFNKAFKFEIKDTPRNYIKGLKAA
- a CDS encoding SMP-30/gluconolactonase/LRE family protein gives rise to the protein MKTCIQHISIKALMLFVLSSMAITLISCYGDGIDPDLEVETVVSPFFGNDAVSVDKFGNIYVSEFGQFAGANGNGTRVFKISKNGDVTEFASNLTGPLGNAIDQQGNLFVVNSSGGGSGEILKITPDGTQTVVATISGFPSGLTLDHDNNLYVSNFGTPTVHKVTTEGEVTVYASDPKLAGGVGIDFDRKGNLIVGNFATADILSIDPKGNVSLITTITDAVVNGFGIGYITVVRNTIFATGIGVNKIFKISMDGTTEEFAGTGDAAQTDGLLKEASFNGPNGITSDPYHTAMYISEFGGTGGVRKIKFYG
- a CDS encoding IS1595 family transposase — its product is MIPEDFRDFFISSSALVQSEIVSTLLEISTEGSALIDSNQSKAISCPHCKCNKIKANGKLKGVQRYVCNTCHKNFSETTGKFWYNLKKKDKVNRYLFCLLSGYSIRKSAKETGISIQTSFDWRHKLLVSFGSVSVDEFQGILESDDLFFAYSEKGNRNLDRPARKRGAKASKAGLSNEKVAVIASCDRSGNKDFKVATRGRISKSDLETILQGKLAKVETLCSDSHRSYTAFAKDKKVAHKKFNASKGQRAVDKIYHVQNVNNMDMRLRKFMEPFNGVATKYLQNYLNWFLVLEKIKNSTSKMATVAAIAFASNTAWMEFKNIVVNNMLFRT
- the mfd gene encoding transcription-repair coupling factor yields the protein MSTTIISQTFLQSQQLQKLGKAIAQSETKTHLQGGIGSSLSFIIENSFRQADKPFLCIFNDKEEAAYYLNDLEQLLGDKNVLFYPGSYRRPYQIEETDNANVLLRAEVLNRINSRKKPALIITYPDALFEKVVTRKELEKNTLKININDTLSLDFVNEVLFEYQFQRVDFVTEPGEFSVRGGIVDVFSFSNDEPYRIEFFGDEVDSIRTFDVETQLSTDQIKKISIIPNVENKALQETRESFLKYIASKTVIFTKDIDLLSARIDKNFEKAQEAFKTLSKDIKHGTPTELFATSELIKKQLLDFTLVEIGNRPLTKADYAIKFNTKPQPSFNKQFDLLIQNLNENHETGYKNYIFCVSEQQAKRFHDIFDDADLDVKQYETIVFSAFQGFIDHDHKIVCYTDHQIFERYHKFNLKNGYAKKQAITLKELTNLDVGDYVTHIDHGIGKFGGLQKIDVEGKKQEAIKLIYGERDVLYLSIHSLHKISKFNGKDGKPPQIYKLGSKAWKTLKQKTKARVKHIAFNLIQLYAKRKLQKGFQYNPDSYLQHELEASFIYEDTPDQSTATAAVKADMESERPMDRLICGDVGFGKTEVAIRAAFKAVDNGKQVAILVPTTILAFQHAKTFRERLKDFPVTVEYINRFRSAKQKRETLEDLAAGKVDIIIGTHQLVNKNVKFKDLGLLVIDEEQKFGVSVKDKLKTIKENVDTLTLTATPIPRTLQFSLMAARDLSTITTPPPNRYPIETNVIRFSEETIRDAVSYEIQRGGQVFFIHNRIENIKEVAGLVQRLVPDAKVGIGHGQMEGKKLESLMLSFMNGEFDVLISTTIVESGLDVPNANTIFINNANNFGLSDLHQMRGRVGRSNKKAFCYFITPPYSAMTDDARKRITALEQFSELGSGFNIAMKDLEIRGAGDLLGGEQSGFINEIGFETYQKILNEAIEELKENEFAELYKEEATDKVYLKDTQIDTDFELLFPDDYINNITERLSLYTELNGIKEESDLQEYEKRLVDRFGELPDQAVDLLNSVRIKWIATSIGLEKIIMKQGKLIGYFISDQQSGFYQSPAFTYVLKYVQQNSEICKMKEKNTRNGLRLLLTFENISSVDMALQVLQPLQSKVDVEA
- a CDS encoding aminotransferase class V-fold PLP-dependent enzyme, with the protein product MQHQKHLFDLSDNITYLNGAYMAPQLKSVTEVGLTTVIQKARPNEIMPKDFFTKREILKQRFATLVNAPDYNNIAIIPSVSYGIANAANNVPIHSGDEIIVIDEQFPSNVYVWQEVAKKHGASITVIKPPKKFENRGATWNQNILDAITKKTAVVAMPHVHWADGTLFDLKAIRAKTENVNAFLIIDGTQSVGALPFSVSEIKPDALICAGYKWLLGPYSTGVAYYSDSFNEGIPIEHNWMNRYNSEDFAGLTQYEDRYQEKAARYSVGESSNFVLTPMLIRAIEQLIEWTPAAIQEYCKTISTTAVQQLRSLGCFIEEDHHRAHHLFGIYLPAHIDLEKLKRKLKQEDIFISFRGNAIRISSNVYNSETDFDRLLAQFG